One Thunnus albacares chromosome 12, fThuAlb1.1, whole genome shotgun sequence genomic region harbors:
- the ptch2 gene encoding protein patched homolog 1: MASDRGVPGAGVFGDLPPSYTRSQPPANPDLLRRPSYCHAAFALKQISKGKAVGQKAPLWIRARFQALLFSLGCHIQRHCGKVLFIGLLVFGALSVGLRVAAIETDIEQLWVEAGSRVSQELRYTREKQGEESVFTSQMLIQTPKEEGTNILTQDALLVHMEAALSASKVQVSLFGKSWDLNKICYKSGVPIIENVMIERMIDKLFPCMIITPLDCFWEGAKLQGGSAYLPGMPDIQWMNLDPVKLMEELSQFTSLEGFKEMLDKAQVGHAYMNRPCLDPSDPDCPLSAPNKEQGESPDIAGRLQGGCHGFSRKFMHWQEELILGGRVKSSQETLLSAEALQTMFLLMSPKQLYEHFKDDYEIHDINWNEEKATAILESWQRKFVEVVHQSIPTNSSQSIHAFSTTTLNDIMKSFSDVSVIRVAGGYLLMLAYACVTMLRWDCAKSQGAVGLAGVLLVALSVAAGLGLCSLLGLSFNAATTQVLPFLALGIGVDDMFLLAHSFTEAGSNIPFKERTGDCLRRTGTSVALTSINNMIAFFMAALVPIPALRAFSLQAAIVVVFNFAMVLLIFPAILSLDLHRREDKRLDVLCCLYSPCSDRVIHLSPHELSDAGEQPHTPTTATAHTHQYTAGSTITTSTQITTTVQAFTQCDAAGQHIVTILPPTSQISTSPPSIILCPTSQAQAITPSPTTTSVPDPYGSQLFTPTSSSTRDLLAQVEDSKSGKECVPLPFLHWNLASFAREKYAPLLLKPKSKAIVVVLFLGLLGLSLYGTTMVHDGLYLTDIVPRDTKEYDFIDAQFKYFSFYNMYLVTMDRFDYARSQRLLIQLHNAFNSVKYVVRDSDNKLPRMWLHYFQDWLRGLQAAFDADWLAGRITSDSYRNGTEDGALAYKLLIQTGSKKEPFNYSQLTSRRLVDAEGLIPPEVFYIYLTVWVSNDPLGYAASQANFYPHPREWIHDKYDTTGENLRIPAAEPLEFAQFPFYLNGLRQASDFVEAIESVRAICDEFSRKGVFNYPNGYPFLFWEQYIGLRHWFLLAISVVLACTFLVCAILLLNPWTAGIIVFILAMMTVELFGIMGLIGIKLSAIPVVILIASVGIGVEFTVHIALGFLTAIGNRNKRSAVALEHMFAPVVDGAISTLLGVLMLAGSEFDFIMRYFFAVLAILTVLGMLNGLVLLPVLLSMMGPPAEVTPVDNASRLPTPSPEPPLPPPMAHHGYYTGHHNPRSARQQAFSESSDSEYYSEMTTTSGIGEEDYKYCDRSAYIATHTSVPPATSHILLEASKNPTFPKLTVVKPFRENATGTGGRIEPASESHNTQSPLSCQVMCWDGNKREQQQQGQRLPSDRAHFPGRTCQSGPRPQNGRGPQPNRTKGPNYSNSNSALPTQQGSTGGPVTMVTATASVTVAVHPTLPGAAYQGYMHEGFDTDSESDCFEAAKRTCGDKTNFSSCKRDSLELQDLEATQGQTEHQLYKTQGGLRIQAAKDC, encoded by the exons CTGGCAGTCGGGTGAGCCAGGAGCTTCGCTACACCAGGGAGAAGCAGGGAGAGGAGTCAGTGTTTACCTCACAGATGCTCATCCAGACCCCCAAAGAGGAGGGCACCAATATTCTTACCCAGGACGCTTTGCTGGTTCACATGGAGGCTGCCCTGTCAGCCAGCAAGGTCCAGGTGTCTCTGTTTGGGAA ATCGTGGGATCTTAACAAAATATGCTATAAATCAGGAGTCCCTATTATAGAAAATGTCATGATTGAAAGG ATGATTGACAAGCTATTCCCCTGTATGATAATCACCCCATTGGACTGTTTTTGGGAAGGGGCAAAACTACAGGGAGGCTCCGCCTATTTACC GGGTATGCCAGATATCCAGTGGATGAATCTCGATCCAGTCAAGCTAATGGAGGAACTGAGTCAGTTCACTTCACTGGAAGGATTTAAGGAGATGTTGGACAAagcacag GTGGGCCATGCCTACATGAACAGGCCTTGTCTAGACCCCTCAGACCCCGACTGCCCTCTCAGTGCACCCAACAAGGAGCAAGGAGAG AGTCCTGACATTGCTGGGCGTCTCCAGGGTGGTTGCCATGGTTTCAGCCGGAAGTTCATGCACTGGCAGGAGGAGCTGATCTTGGGAGGGCGAGTAAAGAGCAGCCAGGAGACTCTGCTGag CGCGGAGGCTCTCCAAACCATGTTCCTGTTGATGAGTCCTAAGCAGCTATATGAGCACTTTAAAGACGACTACGAGATTCATGACATCAACTGGAATGAAGAAAAGGCCACTGCCATCCTGGAGTCTTGGCAGAGGAAGTTTGTGGAG GTGGTCCACCAGAGTATCCCAACAAACTCCAGCCAATCCATCCACGCTttctccaccaccaccctcaACGACATCATGAAATCCTTCTCTGACGTTAGCGTCATCAGGGTGGCCGGAGGATACCTGCTCATG CTGGCCTATGCCTGTGTGACCATGCTAAGGTGGGACTGTGCCAAGTCCCAGGGGGCCGTGGGACTTGCCGGGGTGCTGTTGGTGGCCCTGTCAGTGGCTGCAGGACTGGGTCTCTGCTCCCTGCTCGGCCTCTCTTTCAATGCTGCTACCACACAG GTGCTTCCCTTCCTGGCACTAGGGATTGGTGTGgatgacatgtttttgttggCTCACTCCTTCACAGAGGCCGGAAGTAACATCCCCTTTAAG GAGCGGACGGGAGACTGTTTGCGTCGTACAGGCACCAGCGTGGCTCTGACTTCCATCAACAACATGATCGCTTTCTTTATGGCTGCTCTCGTACCCATCCCGGCCTTGAGAGCTTTCTCTTTGCAG GCGGCCATTGTGGTCGTGTTTAACTTCGCCATGGTGCTGCTCATCTTCCCTGCCATCCTCAGTTTGGACCTCCACCGGCGCGAAGACAAGCGTTTGGACGTCCTCTGCTGCCTGTACAGCCCCTGCTCTGACCGTGTCATCCACCTCTCTCCCCATGAGTTGTCGGACGCCGGAGAGCAGCCGCACACGCCTACGACAGCAACAGCGCACACGCACCAGTACACGGCGGGATCAACCATCACCACCAGCACCCAAATAACCACCACGGTGCAGGCGTTCACGCAGTGCGACGCAGCCGGCCAGCATATCGTCACGATCCTGCCGCCTACCTCTCAGATCTCCACCAGCCCTCCTTCCATCATCCTCTGCCCCACTTCCCAGGCTCAAG CCATCACACcttcccccaccaccacctctgtGCCAGACCCCTATGGCTCCCAGCTCTTCACCCCTACCTCCAGCTCCACTCGGGACCTTCTAGCTCAGGTGGAGGACTCCAAATCAGGAAAGGAGTGTGTCCCACTCCCGTTCCTGCACTGGAATCTGGCAAGCTTTGCCAGGGAGAAATATGCCCCTCTACTCCTCAAACCCAAGAGCAAAGCCATCGTGGTTGTCCTCTTCCTAGGCCTCCTGGGCCTCAGCCTATATGGGACCACCATGGTGCACGATGGCCTCTACCTGACCGACATTGTGCCACGCGACACCAAGGAGTACGATTTCATCGACGCCCAGTTCAAGTATTTCTCCTTCTACAACATGTACCTGGTGACCATGGATAGATTTGATTACGCCAGGTCACAGCGGCTGCTGATCCAGCTGCACAATGCCTTCAACTCTGTTAAATACGTGGTCAGAGACAGCGACAACAAACTGCCCCGCATGTGGCTGCACTACTTCCAGGACTGGCTCAGAG GTCTTCAGGCTGCTTTTGATGCTGACTGGCTGGCGGGGAGGATTACCTCTGACAGCTATCGTAATGGCACAGAAGACGGAGCTCTGGCATACAAGCTCCTCATCCAGACCGGTTCCAAGAAAGAGCCTTTCAACTACAGCCAG CTAACTTCTCGTCGGCTGGTGGATGCAGAGGGTTTGATCCCCCCGGAGGTGTtttacatttacctgacagTTTGGGTCAGTAATGATCCACTGGGCTATGCTGCCTCTCAGGCCAACTTCTACCCCCATCCCAGAGAGTGGATTCACGACAAGTATGACACCACGGGGGAAAACCTGCGCA TCCCGGCGGCAGAGCCcctggagtttgctcagttccCTTTCTACCTGAACGGCCTTCGGCAGGCCAGCGACTTCGTGGAAGCCATCGAGAGCGTGCGGGCCATCTGCGACGAGTTCAGCCGAAAGGGTGTGTTCAACTACCCCAACGGCTACCCCTTCCTATTCTGGGAGCAGTACATCGGCCTCAGACACTGGTTCCTGCTGGCAATCAGCGTGGTGCTGGCCTGCACCTTCCTGGTCTGTGCCATTCTCCTGCTCAACCCCTGGACCGCCGGCATTATT GTGTTTATCTTGGCCATGATGACGGTGGAGTTGTTTGGCATCATGGGTCTGATTGGCATCAAGCTGAGCGCCATCCCCGTGGTCATCCTGATCGCCTCGGTGGGCATCGGAGTGGAGTTCACCGTTCACATCGCGCTG GGTTTCCTGACAGCGATTGGCAACAGAAACAAGCGCTCTGCAGTGGCTCTGGAGCACATGTTTGCCCCAGTGGTTGACGGAGCGATCTCTACGCTGCTGGGCGTTCTCATGCTGGCGGGGTCAGAGTTTGACTTCATCATGAG GTATTTCTTTGCTGTGCTGGCCATCTTGACTGTTTTGGGGATGTTGAATGGCTTGGTTCTCCTGCCAGTCCTCCTGTCCATGATGGGCCCTCCAGCTGAGGTCACGCCAGTTGACAATGCCAGCCGCCTGCCCACACCTTCCCCAgaacctcctctgcctccgcCAATGGCCCACCATGGGTACTACACGGGCCATCACAACCCCCGGTCAGCTCGCCAACAAGCTTTTTCAGAGTCGTCAGACTCTGAGTATTACTCGGAGATGACCACCACGTCAGGGATCGGGGAGGAGGATTATAAGTACTGTGACCGGAGCGCATACATAGCAACGCACACCAGCGTTCCACCTGCTACATCTCACATACTGCTGGAAGCCAGCAAGAACCCCACCTTCCCCAAGCTCACG GTGGTGAAGCCATTCAGAGAAAACGCAACAGGCACTGGTGGAAGGATAGAACCAGCAAGTgaatcacacaacacacagtcaCCTCTAAGCTGCCAAGTTATGTGCTGGGATGGAAACAAGCgggaacagcagcagcagggccaACGTTTGCCCAGCGACAGAGCTCACTTTCCTGGGAGGACTTGTCAAAGCGGCCCCAGGCCTCAGAACGGCAGAGGGCCTCAGCCAAACAGGACTAAAGGGCCGAACTATAGCAATAGCAACTCCGCCCTGCCGACGCAACAAGGCTCCACTGGGGGACCTGTTACCATGGTTACGGCCACAGCCTCCGTGACGGTGGCTGTGCATCCAACCTTGCCAGGGGCGGCATACCAGGGCTACATGCATGAAGGTTTTGACACAGACAGTGAGTCGGACTGTTTTGAGGCTGCTAAGAGGACTTGTGGTgacaaaacaaacttttcttcATGTAAGAGAGACTCTCTAGAGCTCCAGGACTTGGAAGCAACACAGGGCCAGACAGAGCATCAGCTCTACAAGACACAAG GTGGGTTGAGGATCCAGGCAGCCAAAGATTGCTAG